In Arsenicicoccus dermatophilus, a genomic segment contains:
- a CDS encoding DUF3054 domain-containing protein, whose amino-acid sequence MRLPLFLLLDLVLVVVFSALGRRSHAEAVSLAGLLTTAWPFLVGVLVGWAGVLASRLPATSLRGGLPIWLTTVVVGMLLRVLTGAGTAFAFVLVAFTVLAIFLLLPRLIAQRSHHHPPVPPHPHH is encoded by the coding sequence ATGCGTCTGCCCCTGTTCCTGCTGCTCGACCTGGTCCTCGTCGTGGTCTTCTCGGCGCTGGGGCGTCGCTCGCACGCCGAGGCGGTCTCCCTCGCCGGTCTGCTCACGACGGCCTGGCCCTTCCTGGTGGGGGTGCTCGTGGGCTGGGCCGGGGTCCTGGCCTCCCGGCTGCCCGCGACCTCGCTGCGCGGCGGCCTGCCGATCTGGCTGACCACGGTCGTCGTGGGGATGCTGCTGCGCGTGCTCACCGGGGCCGGGACGGCATTCGCCTTCGTCCTGGTCGCATTCACCGTCCTCGCGATCTTCCTGCTGCTGCCCCGCCTCATCGCCCAGCGCAGCCACCACCACCCGCCGGTCCCGCCCCACCCGCACCACTGA
- a CDS encoding RecB family exonuclease: MVAALSPSRASDFMQCPLLYRFRVIDRLPEPPSAAAARGTLVHAVLERVFDVPAPERTLEHAATLVAPQWEALLAERPELAELVGDGAEAVELTRWLADATRLVERWFTLEDPSDLEPAERELYVECDADGLLLRGYVDRLDVAPNGMVRVVDYKTGKSPSELFEGKALFQMKFYALVLWRTRGVVPALLQLVYLGDGTILRYQPDEADLRATERKLKALWEAIVRAAETGDWRPNRSRLCDWCAHQAICPAWGGTPPPVPEGAVERALNPSASAPVARDVADEDDPLEE, encoded by the coding sequence ATGGTTGCCGCCCTGTCCCCCAGCCGCGCCTCGGACTTCATGCAGTGCCCGCTGCTCTATCGCTTCCGGGTGATCGACCGGTTGCCCGAGCCGCCGTCGGCCGCGGCGGCACGCGGGACGTTGGTGCACGCGGTGCTGGAGCGGGTCTTCGACGTGCCGGCGCCCGAGCGCACCCTGGAGCACGCCGCGACACTGGTGGCGCCGCAGTGGGAGGCGCTGCTCGCGGAGCGACCCGAGCTGGCCGAGCTGGTGGGCGACGGTGCGGAGGCGGTGGAGCTGACCCGCTGGCTGGCCGACGCGACCCGCCTGGTGGAGCGGTGGTTCACGCTGGAGGACCCGAGCGACCTGGAGCCGGCCGAGCGTGAGCTGTACGTCGAGTGCGACGCCGACGGGCTGCTGCTGCGGGGCTACGTCGACCGGCTCGACGTGGCGCCCAACGGGATGGTGCGGGTCGTGGACTACAAGACGGGCAAGAGCCCCTCGGAGCTGTTCGAGGGCAAGGCGTTGTTCCAGATGAAGTTCTACGCCCTGGTGCTGTGGCGCACCCGGGGCGTGGTGCCCGCGCTGCTGCAGCTGGTCTACCTCGGGGATGGGACGATCTTGCGGTACCAGCCCGACGAGGCCGACCTGCGTGCGACCGAGCGCAAGCTCAAGGCGCTGTGGGAGGCCATCGTGCGGGCGGCCGAGACCGGCGACTGGCGGCCCAACCGGTCGCGGCTGTGCGACTGGTGCGCCCACCAGGCGATCTGCCCCGCCTGGGGCGGCACTCCCCCGCCGGTGCCCGAGGGGGCCGTGGAGCGTGCTCTGAACCCGTCCGCCTCGGCCCCGGTCGCCCGGGACGTGGCCGACGAGGACGACCCCCTGGAGGAGTGA
- a CDS encoding HAD family hydrolase, with the protein MTDRDHAAARRDLPAAVLFDMDGTLVDSEPYWIIEETALVESYGGTWDDDLAHQLVGQALTWSADFIRAHSPVTMARDEIVQHLMGGVIRRFREHVPWRPGAQELLLQTRELGVPRALVTMSYEAFAAELVAALPEGTFDVVVTGDMVVEGKPHPEAYLTAAEHLGVDPAQCLAIEDSNTGIASALAAGVPTIGIPHIVPIPEQEGLRLVPTMQGQSVAALWQLFR; encoded by the coding sequence ATGACCGACCGCGACCACGCCGCCGCCCGGCGGGACCTGCCCGCCGCCGTGCTCTTCGACATGGACGGCACCCTCGTCGACTCCGAGCCCTACTGGATCATCGAGGAGACCGCCCTCGTCGAGTCCTACGGCGGCACCTGGGACGACGACCTCGCCCACCAGCTCGTCGGTCAGGCCCTCACCTGGTCCGCCGACTTCATCCGCGCCCACAGCCCCGTCACCATGGCGCGCGACGAGATCGTCCAGCACCTCATGGGCGGGGTCATCCGCCGGTTCCGCGAGCACGTGCCCTGGCGGCCCGGCGCCCAGGAGCTGCTCCTGCAGACCCGCGAGCTCGGCGTGCCGCGGGCACTCGTGACCATGTCCTACGAGGCCTTCGCCGCCGAGCTCGTCGCCGCGCTGCCCGAGGGGACCTTCGACGTGGTCGTCACCGGCGACATGGTCGTCGAGGGCAAGCCGCACCCCGAGGCCTACCTCACCGCCGCCGAGCACCTGGGCGTCGATCCGGCGCAGTGCCTGGCGATCGAGGACTCCAACACCGGCATCGCCTCCGCGCTCGCGGCGGGCGTGCCGACCATCGGGATCCCGCACATCGTGCCGATCCCCGAGCAGGAGGGCCTGCGCCTCGTGCCCACCATGCAGGGGCAGTCGGTCGCGGCGCTCTGGCAGCTCTTCCGCTGA
- a CDS encoding trypsin-like peptidase domain-containing protein, whose product MRRIPPRVPTLGAATALAFGLGMPLAAAVPAGPVEGLTPTVATTAQEVSYDALVDIGGCSGSIVRFPGTPDTAQALVLTNGHCTPSEAGGDPSPGSAHVDKAVKVDATVLAGPQATEKGTLTLDRLVYSTTTTTDVALLRATKTYAQIKSDYGVAALAVRPAKITDGTDVVVPSGYWKHSFGCKVEGFVPGMEEGRWRWTDSIRLGTSCQGYHGMSGSPLVDATKGDVVGVFNTGNDDGQMCTLNNPCEVDASGTKTVDKGRTYAQQVAPLAACVAATGALDLSAPGCALPGSKNAPTPAPTTAPTTAPTTAPTTAPTTAPTTAPTTAPTSAPTARPTAHPTWAPPTPTARPTRPRPTTAPTTAPTARPTTHPTWAPPTPTARPTRPAPTTAPTAAPVTLSGTKSLEVLSSRAATPTDQGIINGRAATATKGTLAIEYKGGLVCTGSLISTEWALTAAHCTSFSTDLRMYNVKIGALNAKTPGYRVPIVAAPAKNDMVLFKLAWKPFIQETPIPLVDKDPAIGDPALVRGFGYTTDDANRQKNSILNEGDLVVSGLSGNDYRGGPAVTTKAGPGGAMWRPGDSGAPVTDKEGRQIGVVSTVEPKLNIGYAGSVARNRDWIRQNAGL is encoded by the coding sequence ATGCGACGCATCCCCCCGCGCGTCCCCACCCTCGGCGCTGCTACGGCGCTCGCCTTCGGCCTCGGGATGCCCCTGGCCGCCGCCGTCCCGGCCGGACCGGTCGAGGGCCTCACGCCCACCGTGGCGACCACCGCCCAGGAGGTCAGCTACGACGCGCTCGTCGACATCGGTGGTTGCTCGGGCTCCATCGTCCGGTTCCCCGGCACCCCCGACACGGCGCAGGCGCTCGTCCTGACCAACGGTCACTGCACCCCCTCCGAGGCCGGCGGTGACCCGAGCCCCGGCTCGGCCCACGTCGACAAGGCTGTCAAGGTCGACGCCACCGTGCTGGCCGGCCCCCAGGCCACCGAGAAGGGGACCCTGACGCTCGACCGGCTGGTCTACTCGACCACCACGACCACCGACGTCGCCCTGCTGCGGGCCACGAAGACCTATGCCCAGATCAAGAGCGACTACGGCGTCGCCGCTCTCGCCGTCCGCCCGGCCAAGATCACCGACGGCACCGACGTCGTCGTCCCCTCCGGGTACTGGAAGCACAGCTTCGGCTGCAAGGTCGAGGGCTTCGTCCCTGGGATGGAGGAGGGCCGCTGGCGCTGGACCGACTCGATCCGCCTGGGCACCTCCTGCCAGGGCTACCACGGCATGTCGGGCAGCCCGCTGGTGGACGCCACCAAGGGTGACGTGGTCGGCGTGTTCAACACCGGCAACGACGACGGTCAGATGTGCACGCTCAACAATCCCTGCGAGGTCGACGCCTCCGGCACCAAGACCGTCGACAAGGGCCGTACCTACGCCCAGCAGGTCGCTCCGCTCGCGGCGTGCGTGGCAGCCACCGGCGCACTCGACCTGAGCGCCCCTGGCTGTGCACTGCCCGGCTCCAAGAACGCCCCTACCCCGGCCCCCACCACGGCGCCGACCACGGCGCCCACGACGGCCCCCACCACGGCGCCGACCACGGCCCCCACCACGGCGCCCACGACGGCCCCGACCTCCGCGCCCACCGCACGCCCGACGGCCCACCCGACCTGGGCCCCGCCCACCCCGACCGCACGACCCACCCGGCCCCGGCCCACGACGGCCCCCACCACCGCGCCCACCGCACGCCCGACGACCCACCCGACCTGGGCCCCGCCCACCCCGACCGCACGACCCACCCGGCCTGCGCCGACCACGGCTCCCACCGCCGCCCCGGTCACCCTGTCCGGCACCAAGAGCCTCGAGGTGCTGAGCAGCCGGGCCGCGACCCCGACCGACCAGGGGATCATCAACGGCCGCGCCGCCACCGCCACCAAGGGCACCCTGGCGATCGAGTACAAGGGCGGTCTGGTCTGCACCGGCTCCCTCATCTCCACCGAGTGGGCGCTGACCGCGGCGCACTGCACGAGCTTCTCCACCGACCTGAGGATGTACAACGTCAAGATCGGCGCGCTCAACGCGAAGACCCCGGGCTACCGGGTCCCGATCGTGGCCGCCCCCGCCAAGAACGACATGGTGCTGTTCAAGCTCGCCTGGAAGCCTTTCATCCAGGAGACGCCCATCCCGCTGGTGGACAAGGACCCGGCCATCGGTGACCCTGCCCTGGTCCGCGGCTTCGGCTACACCACCGACGACGCCAACCGGCAGAAGAACTCCATCCTCAACGAGGGTGATCTGGTCGTCTCCGGGCTCTCCGGCAACGACTACCGGGGCGGACCGGCCGTCACGACCAAGGCCGGCCCCGGCGGAGCCATGTGGCGTCCCGGCGACTCCGGCGCTCCCGTGACCGACAAGGAGGGGCGCCAGATCGGCGTCGTCTCCACCGTCGAGCCGAAGCTCAACATCGGCTACGCCGGCAGCGTCGCGCGCAACCGCGACTGGATCCGTCAGAACGCCGGCCTGTGA
- a CDS encoding tRNA (adenine-N1)-methyltransferase: MTEHPTAIPAPAPPAVDAPEVTGAAGRRGPFRTGERVQLTDARGRRHTITLEEGAAFDTHRGRIWHDGLIGLPDGSTVKNTVGEEFLALRPLLSDYVMSMPRGAAVVYPKDAGQIVQYADIFPGATVVEAGVGSGALSMSLLRAVGEHGRLHSFERRPDFAEIARGNARQFFGGDHPAWTVTVGDLVDMLPQTCAAGTVDRVVLDMLAPWECLEAVADALAPGGLLICYVATATQLSRVAEGCKEHGGFTEPHAWETIERDWHLEGLAVRPVHRMHGHTGFLITTRRLAPGITAPLRKRRPAKGPEDPDEQPFGVERDHEWTPEEVGERVVSDKRLRRVRRSVTGEAPPPDMAPKPRDEHGRVIPDPQDDQGREPRDEL, translated from the coding sequence ATGACCGAGCACCCCACCGCCATACCCGCCCCCGCGCCCCCTGCCGTCGACGCCCCCGAGGTCACCGGCGCCGCCGGCCGACGCGGCCCCTTCCGGACGGGCGAGCGGGTCCAGCTCACCGACGCCCGCGGCCGCAGGCACACCATCACCCTCGAGGAGGGCGCGGCCTTCGACACCCACCGCGGCCGCATCTGGCACGACGGGCTGATCGGGCTGCCCGACGGGTCGACCGTCAAGAACACCGTGGGCGAGGAGTTCCTGGCGCTGCGGCCACTGCTGTCGGACTACGTCATGTCGATGCCGCGCGGCGCCGCCGTCGTCTATCCCAAGGACGCCGGGCAGATCGTGCAGTATGCCGACATCTTCCCCGGCGCCACCGTCGTCGAGGCCGGCGTCGGCTCCGGGGCGCTGTCGATGTCCCTGCTGCGCGCCGTCGGGGAGCACGGCCGGCTGCACTCCTTCGAGCGACGGCCGGACTTCGCGGAGATCGCCCGGGGCAACGCCCGGCAGTTCTTCGGCGGCGACCACCCGGCATGGACCGTCACCGTCGGCGACCTGGTCGACATGCTCCCGCAGACCTGCGCGGCCGGGACCGTGGACCGCGTGGTCCTGGACATGCTCGCCCCTTGGGAGTGCCTGGAGGCCGTCGCCGACGCGCTCGCCCCGGGCGGGCTGCTGATCTGCTACGTCGCCACCGCCACCCAGCTGTCGCGCGTCGCCGAGGGCTGCAAGGAGCACGGCGGCTTCACCGAGCCGCACGCCTGGGAGACGATCGAGCGGGACTGGCACCTCGAGGGACTCGCCGTCCGCCCGGTGCATCGGATGCACGGGCACACCGGCTTCCTGATCACCACGCGCCGACTCGCGCCCGGCATCACCGCGCCGCTGCGCAAGCGGCGCCCGGCCAAGGGCCCGGAGGACCCCGACGAGCAGCCCTTCGGCGTCGAGCGGGACCACGAGTGGACCCCCGAGGAGGTCGGCGAGCGGGTCGTCAGCGACAAGCGGCTGCGACGGGTCCGGCGCTCGGTCACCGGCGAGGCACCGCCGCCGGACATGGCCCCGAAGCCGCGCGACGAGCACGGCCGCGTCATACCCGACCCGCAGGACGACCAGGGGCGGGAGCCGCGCGATGAGCTATGA
- a CDS encoding M50 family metallopeptidase, with translation MSHLAGHPPHDDADDGSAPGWRLGSLRGTPIYLGRSWPILAIFVLATWGPRYPELGAGSYLLALAYALMLLVSVLAHEAGHALTAQAFGHRVHAIVADLMGGHTTYQAEANTPARSALVALAGPFANLLLAVVAWWLMGVLDPGVLRLLVGSVFYANAFVAIFNLLPGLPLDGGFVLDALVWRITGNRTTGLRVAGWCGRVLAVASLAWFLVVPLLDGQDLDLVGVLWSALLGGFLWQGASSAIHAAGVRGLVDRVSLDALAHPAALLPADAPVSEAIAAFAQGAQAVALHDATGTPVAVVDPRTLPGVPPDRHAVTPLTAVAAIQPSGWVMEHRPGVGATEVLEQMARTGAAVVLLRGPGGRLALLDAHEIEQAATA, from the coding sequence ATGTCTCACCTCGCCGGTCACCCGCCGCACGACGACGCCGACGACGGTTCCGCGCCAGGCTGGCGTCTGGGCTCCCTGCGCGGCACCCCGATCTACCTCGGGCGCAGCTGGCCGATCCTGGCGATCTTCGTCCTCGCCACCTGGGGCCCGCGCTACCCCGAGCTGGGCGCCGGGTCCTACCTGCTCGCGCTCGCCTACGCCCTGATGCTCCTCGTGTCCGTCCTGGCGCACGAGGCCGGACACGCCCTCACCGCCCAGGCCTTCGGCCACCGGGTCCACGCCATCGTCGCGGACCTCATGGGCGGCCACACGACCTACCAGGCCGAGGCCAACACCCCTGCCCGCAGCGCCCTCGTCGCCCTCGCCGGTCCGTTCGCCAACCTGCTCCTCGCCGTCGTCGCCTGGTGGCTCATGGGGGTGCTCGACCCCGGCGTCCTGCGGCTCCTGGTCGGCTCGGTGTTCTACGCCAACGCCTTCGTGGCGATCTTCAACCTCCTGCCCGGCCTCCCGCTCGACGGCGGTTTCGTGCTCGACGCGCTCGTATGGCGGATCACCGGCAACCGCACCACCGGGCTGCGGGTCGCCGGCTGGTGCGGGCGGGTCCTGGCAGTGGCGTCGCTGGCGTGGTTCCTCGTCGTACCGCTGCTGGACGGACAGGACCTGGACCTCGTGGGCGTGCTGTGGAGCGCCCTGCTCGGGGGCTTCCTGTGGCAGGGCGCGAGCTCGGCGATCCATGCTGCCGGGGTCCGCGGCCTGGTGGACCGGGTGAGCCTGGACGCGCTCGCCCACCCCGCGGCCCTGCTGCCCGCGGACGCACCCGTGTCGGAGGCGATCGCCGCCTTCGCGCAGGGAGCCCAAGCCGTGGCGCTCCACGACGCCACGGGAACCCCCGTCGCCGTCGTGGACCCGCGCACGCTGCCCGGCGTCCCCCCGGACCGGCACGCCGTCACCCCACTCACCGCCGTGGCCGCCATTCAGCCGTCGGGCTGGGTGATGGAGCACCGCCCGGGCGTGGGCGCCACCGAGGTGCTCGAACAGATGGCGCGCACGGGCGCGGCGGTGGTGCTGCTGCGCGGCCCAGGAGGGCGGCTGGCCCTGCTGGACGCTCACGAGATCGAGCAGGCAGCCACCGCCTGA
- the arc gene encoding proteasome ATPase, which yields MSYDPTGEQHAARIRELTTQLSALRTANGALGQANDRLTATLKAARDQITGLREEIDRIAAPPSTYGVVLRTHPDDRSVDLQTGGRKMRVAVSGELPFAALAPGREVRLNEALVVVGLADYEDAGEVVLVKERLGEHRVVVLLRNDEERVARVAGSLAEVRLRPGDAVLLDGRSGFVTEVVPHAEVSELLLEEVPDISYADIGGLEPQIQQIRDAVEMPFLHPELYREHQLKPPKGVLLYGPPGCGKTLIAKAVAASLARQVAARDGAAPGERDGETPKSYFLNIKGPELLNKYVGETERHIRLIFERAREKAGEGTPVVVFFDEMDSLFRTRGSGVSSDVETTIVPQLLAEIDGVERLDNVVVIGASNREDMIDPAILRPGRLDVKIKIERPDERGAREILAKYLTTDVPLHADELAEHDGDPAETVADLIDAVLERMFARTEANRYLEATYVSGTREVLYFSDFVSGAIIQNVVARAKTAAIKALLATGERGLRLEHLLAAYDDELRENEDLPNTTNPDDWARISGRRGERIAELRSLVRS from the coding sequence ATGAGCTATGACCCGACCGGCGAGCAGCACGCCGCCCGCATCCGGGAGCTGACCACCCAGCTGTCGGCCCTGCGGACCGCCAACGGCGCGCTCGGCCAGGCCAACGACCGGCTCACCGCCACCCTCAAGGCGGCTCGCGACCAGATCACCGGGCTGCGCGAGGAGATCGACCGGATCGCGGCTCCGCCGTCGACGTACGGCGTGGTGCTGCGCACCCATCCCGACGACCGCAGCGTGGACCTGCAGACCGGCGGCCGCAAGATGCGGGTCGCGGTCTCCGGCGAGCTGCCCTTCGCCGCGCTGGCACCGGGCCGCGAGGTGCGGCTCAACGAGGCGCTGGTCGTCGTGGGACTCGCGGACTACGAGGACGCCGGCGAGGTGGTCCTGGTCAAGGAGCGGCTCGGCGAGCACCGGGTCGTGGTGCTGCTGCGCAACGACGAGGAGCGGGTGGCCCGGGTCGCCGGGTCCCTCGCCGAGGTCCGGCTGCGGCCGGGCGACGCCGTCCTGCTCGACGGCCGCAGCGGGTTCGTCACCGAGGTGGTCCCGCACGCCGAGGTCTCCGAGCTGCTGCTGGAGGAGGTCCCCGACATCTCCTACGCCGACATCGGCGGACTGGAGCCGCAGATCCAGCAGATCCGCGACGCCGTCGAGATGCCCTTCCTGCACCCCGAGCTCTATCGCGAGCACCAGCTCAAGCCGCCGAAGGGCGTGCTGCTCTACGGCCCGCCCGGATGCGGCAAGACGCTCATCGCCAAGGCCGTCGCGGCCTCCCTGGCCCGCCAGGTGGCCGCCCGCGACGGCGCAGCCCCGGGGGAGCGAGACGGGGAGACCCCCAAGAGCTACTTCCTCAACATCAAGGGCCCCGAGCTGCTCAACAAGTATGTCGGCGAGACCGAGCGGCACATCCGGCTGATCTTCGAGCGGGCCCGGGAGAAGGCCGGCGAGGGGACTCCGGTGGTGGTGTTCTTCGACGAGATGGACTCGCTCTTCCGCACCCGCGGGTCGGGCGTCTCCTCCGACGTGGAGACCACCATCGTGCCGCAGCTGCTCGCCGAGATCGACGGCGTGGAGCGGCTCGACAACGTCGTCGTGATCGGCGCCTCCAACCGCGAGGACATGATCGACCCCGCGATCCTGCGTCCTGGGCGCCTGGACGTGAAGATCAAGATCGAGCGGCCCGACGAGCGCGGTGCCCGCGAGATCCTGGCGAAGTACCTCACCACCGACGTGCCCCTGCACGCCGACGAGCTCGCCGAGCACGACGGGGACCCCGCCGAGACCGTGGCCGACCTGATCGACGCCGTGCTGGAGCGGATGTTCGCCCGGACCGAGGCCAACCGCTATCTCGAGGCGACCTACGTCTCGGGGACGCGCGAGGTGCTGTACTTCAGCGACTTCGTCAGCGGTGCCATCATCCAGAACGTCGTGGCCCGCGCCAAGACCGCGGCCATCAAGGCGCTGCTGGCCACCGGGGAGCGGGGGCTGCGCCTGGAGCATCTCCTGGCGGCGTACGACGACGAGCTGCGCGAGAACGAGGACCTGCCCAACACCACGAATCCCGACGACTGGGCCCGCATCTCGGGTCGACGCGGGGAGCGGATCGCCGAGCTGCGCAGCCTGGTCCGCAGCTGA